In a single window of the Arthrobacter sp. StoSoilA2 genome:
- a CDS encoding ABC transporter permease: MSKLLSPNAGPASLPRRILQQGRYETITMLRNGEQLILAVVLPLLALAGLTVTPLLDGLGGSRVDVATPGILALCAMSTAFTGQGIATGFDRRYGVLRFLSTTPLGRGGLIAGKILAVLVVLFLQVLVVGVVAGLLGWQPRSEAWLPGLGILVLGAAAFTALGLLVAGTVRPEATLAITNLLWILLGALGGIVVPAERLPAVAQGIVHFLPSGALGQALRDAFLLGIVPFPAVLVLLVWTLLAGAAAIRWFKWN, encoded by the coding sequence ATGAGCAAGTTACTGTCCCCCAACGCCGGACCCGCTTCCCTGCCACGCCGTATTCTGCAGCAAGGCCGGTACGAGACCATCACGATGCTGCGGAACGGTGAGCAACTGATTCTTGCCGTTGTCCTGCCGCTTCTTGCGTTGGCCGGGCTGACTGTCACTCCCCTGCTGGATGGGCTCGGAGGCTCCCGTGTCGACGTAGCCACGCCGGGCATTCTCGCCCTATGTGCCATGTCCACCGCGTTCACTGGCCAAGGCATTGCCACGGGATTTGACCGGCGTTACGGCGTTCTTCGCTTTCTCTCGACCACCCCGCTGGGGCGGGGTGGGCTGATTGCCGGCAAGATACTCGCCGTGCTGGTCGTCCTCTTCCTTCAAGTACTGGTAGTCGGGGTAGTCGCTGGACTCCTGGGCTGGCAGCCAAGGTCGGAGGCATGGCTTCCGGGCCTTGGCATCCTTGTCCTTGGTGCGGCTGCGTTCACTGCGCTGGGACTCCTCGTCGCTGGAACGGTGCGACCGGAAGCCACCCTGGCCATCACCAATCTTCTATGGATCCTCCTCGGAGCGCTGGGCGGGATCGTTGTCCCGGCAGAACGGCTTCCCGCCGTGGCCCAGGGCATCGTGCACTTCCTGCCCTCCGGCGCCCTGGGCCAGGCATTGCGGGACGCGTTCCTGCTGGGCATTGTGCCCTTCCCCGCCGTCCTGGTCCTCCTGGTGTGGACATTGCTGGCCGGCGCCGCAGCCATTCGCTGGTTCAAGTGGAACTGA
- a CDS encoding ABC transporter ATP-binding protein, whose product MRSTDSPVLTIDGLIKDVGPLASLDGKMLRVVSGLSMVAERGRITALLGANGAGKTTTLECAQGLQRRTAGTISLLGEDPDTAGADLRSRVGVMLQDGGLPPSARPIPLLRHVAGMYRNPMDVDALVDRLGIAQFSRTSVRRLSGGQKQRVALAAALIGNPEVLFLDEPSAGLDPHSRQVVFDLIAELRDAGMGIILTTHLMDDAERLADYVYIIDGGHNVAEGTVADLLRHDHSADTAITDRTLFFDAPPGLEFKDVLGAGLKVLETRAGSYSITGALGPDDLAALTAWWAARNIMPASLRLEARSLEDVFLDISGRDLR is encoded by the coding sequence GTGCGATCCACCGATTCCCCTGTCCTCACTATAGACGGACTCATTAAGGATGTAGGGCCCCTGGCCTCCCTCGACGGCAAAATGCTCCGGGTTGTCAGTGGGCTGTCCATGGTGGCTGAGCGGGGCCGGATTACCGCGCTCCTTGGAGCCAACGGCGCCGGCAAGACCACCACCCTTGAATGTGCCCAGGGTTTGCAGAGACGGACCGCTGGAACCATTTCACTTCTGGGGGAAGACCCGGATACTGCCGGCGCTGACTTGAGGTCCCGGGTAGGTGTCATGCTCCAGGATGGCGGCCTCCCGCCGTCGGCCCGTCCCATCCCCCTGTTGCGTCATGTTGCCGGTATGTACCGCAACCCCATGGACGTCGATGCCCTCGTGGACCGCTTGGGCATTGCCCAGTTCAGCCGCACCAGCGTGCGGCGCCTCTCAGGTGGCCAGAAGCAGCGGGTGGCCTTGGCTGCGGCATTGATTGGCAACCCCGAGGTCCTCTTCCTCGATGAACCCAGCGCTGGATTGGATCCGCATTCGCGGCAAGTGGTTTTCGACCTCATTGCGGAACTGCGCGACGCCGGCATGGGCATCATCCTCACGACCCACCTGATGGATGACGCCGAGCGCTTGGCTGACTACGTTTACATCATCGACGGCGGACACAACGTCGCGGAGGGAACGGTCGCCGACCTCCTGCGGCACGATCATTCCGCCGACACTGCAATCACTGACCGGACCCTCTTCTTCGATGCGCCGCCGGGGCTCGAGTTCAAAGACGTCCTGGGAGCAGGCCTGAAAGTCCTTGAAACCCGGGCCGGCAGCTACTCGATTACCGGTGCCCTGGGGCCCGACGACCTTGCCGCCCTAACCGCCTGGTGGGCCGCACGGAACATTATGCCCGCGTCACTAAGACTCGAGGCGCGGAGCCTCGAGGACGTTTTCCTGGACATTTCCGGAAGGGACCTCCGATGA
- a CDS encoding helix-turn-helix domain-containing protein: MPSRRHAAAAEAFAPSSALPDAEDRTRDRVLGAVLEHGPVSAAELGDLLGFTPAAVRRHLDHLERNGVIEVKRVAKAGAGAGRPARRYVLSSQGQSKLGDDYLNIASSALRRLQEIAGEDAVREYAEERFSEMERRYAPEVAAAGQDIAARALALSKALSRDGYVASAHSIEAKAPLPAEFSSVQLCQGHCPIQQLAAEFPVFCDSETKVFSRLVGVDVRRLSTLAQGGHVCTTHIPTGRPAATVPHSTAEQSGNPYQESNNQQERP, encoded by the coding sequence ATGCCCTCACGGCGGCATGCTGCAGCGGCGGAGGCCTTCGCGCCTTCGTCTGCGCTGCCGGACGCGGAAGACCGCACAAGGGACCGCGTTCTGGGTGCCGTGTTGGAGCACGGCCCCGTGAGTGCTGCCGAGTTGGGCGACCTCCTTGGCTTCACGCCTGCAGCAGTCCGCCGGCATCTGGATCACTTGGAGCGCAATGGCGTTATCGAAGTCAAGCGCGTCGCCAAGGCTGGAGCCGGTGCGGGACGCCCCGCGCGCCGCTATGTCCTGAGTTCACAAGGGCAATCCAAACTTGGCGATGACTACTTGAACATCGCCAGCTCCGCGCTCCGTCGACTCCAGGAAATTGCCGGTGAGGATGCAGTCCGCGAATATGCGGAAGAGCGCTTCTCTGAAATGGAGCGCCGCTATGCCCCCGAAGTTGCGGCCGCCGGGCAGGACATCGCCGCCCGCGCCTTGGCCTTGTCCAAGGCCCTCAGCCGGGACGGCTACGTAGCCTCTGCCCATTCCATTGAGGCCAAAGCCCCTCTGCCGGCAGAATTTTCCAGTGTCCAGCTGTGCCAGGGACATTGCCCCATCCAGCAGCTCGCAGCCGAATTCCCGGTTTTTTGTGACAGCGAAACCAAAGTCTTTTCCCGCTTGGTGGGCGTCGACGTCCGGCGTCTTTCAACCCTGGCGCAAGGCGGGCACGTCTGCACCACCCATATACCTACCGGGCGACCAGCTGCCACGGTGCCCCACAGCACCGCAGAGCAGTCCGGGAACCCGTACCAGGAATCAAACAACCAGCAAGAAAGGCCGTGA
- the sufB gene encoding Fe-S cluster assembly protein SufB, whose product MTDQLAEKAVADGTVISEILEKNPELHGIGNYEYGWADKNDVGANARRGLDEEVVRDISSKKNEPEWMLDLRLKGLKYFDRKPMPTWGADLSGIDFDNIKYFVRSTEKQAATWEDLPEDIRNTYEKLGIPEAERSRLVSGVAAQYESEVVYHQIREDLEAQGVIFLDTDTALREHPEIFQEYFGTIIPVGDNKFASLNTAVWSGGSFVYVPKGVHVDIPLQAYFRINTENMGQFERTLIIADEDSYVHYIEGCTAPIYTSDSLHSAVVEIIVKKGARVRYTTIQNWSNNVYNLVTKRAICEEGATMEWIDGNIGSKVTMKYPAVYLVGEHAKGETLSIAFAGEGQHQDTGSKMVHIAPNTKSSIISKSVARGGGRAAYRGLVQVREGAKHSANTVRCDALLVDTISRSDTYPYIDIREDDVVMGHEATVSRVSEEQLFYLMSRGMPEDEAMAMIVRGFIEPIARELPMEYALELNRLIELQMEGSVG is encoded by the coding sequence ATGACGGACCAACTAGCAGAGAAAGCGGTAGCTGACGGCACTGTGATCTCGGAGATTCTGGAGAAGAATCCCGAACTGCACGGTATCGGAAACTACGAGTACGGCTGGGCCGACAAGAACGACGTAGGCGCAAACGCCCGTCGTGGCCTCGACGAGGAGGTTGTCCGCGACATCTCCTCGAAGAAGAACGAGCCCGAATGGATGCTCGATCTGCGCCTCAAGGGCCTGAAGTACTTTGACCGCAAGCCCATGCCTACATGGGGCGCAGACCTCTCGGGCATCGACTTCGACAACATCAAGTACTTCGTGCGTTCCACTGAGAAGCAGGCGGCCACGTGGGAAGATCTGCCGGAAGACATCCGGAACACCTACGAAAAGCTCGGCATCCCGGAAGCTGAGCGCAGTCGGCTCGTTTCCGGCGTCGCTGCCCAGTATGAATCCGAAGTTGTCTACCACCAGATCCGCGAGGACCTCGAGGCCCAGGGCGTTATCTTCCTGGACACGGACACCGCCCTGCGGGAACACCCGGAGATCTTCCAGGAGTACTTCGGCACCATCATCCCCGTGGGCGACAACAAGTTCGCTTCCCTGAACACGGCAGTATGGTCCGGTGGATCGTTCGTGTACGTGCCCAAGGGCGTGCACGTGGACATCCCGCTCCAGGCTTACTTCCGTATCAACACGGAGAACATGGGCCAGTTCGAGCGCACCCTGATCATCGCCGATGAGGACTCCTACGTTCACTACATCGAGGGTTGCACGGCTCCGATCTACACCTCGGATTCCCTGCACTCCGCCGTTGTAGAGATCATCGTGAAGAAGGGCGCCCGCGTCCGCTACACGACCATCCAGAACTGGTCCAACAACGTGTACAACCTCGTCACCAAGCGTGCCATCTGCGAAGAGGGCGCCACCATGGAGTGGATCGATGGCAACATCGGTTCCAAGGTGACCATGAAGTACCCGGCTGTTTACCTGGTAGGCGAGCACGCCAAGGGTGAAACCCTGTCCATCGCTTTTGCCGGCGAGGGCCAGCACCAGGACACCGGCTCCAAGATGGTGCACATCGCACCGAACACCAAGAGCTCCATCATTTCCAAGTCCGTGGCGCGCGGCGGTGGCCGTGCGGCTTACCGCGGCTTGGTCCAGGTCCGCGAAGGTGCCAAGCACTCGGCCAACACGGTCCGTTGCGATGCCCTTCTGGTGGATACCATTTCACGCTCGGACACGTACCCGTACATCGACATCCGTGAGGACGACGTCGTTATGGGTCACGAGGCCACCGTTTCCCGCGTCAGCGAAGAGCAGCTCTTCTATCTGATGTCCCGCGGTATGCCTGAGGACGAGGCCATGGCCATGATCGTGCGCGGCTTCATCGAGCCGATCGCCCGTGAACTGCCCATGGAATATGCCCTTGAGCTGAACCGCTTGATTGAACTGCAGATGGAAGGGTCCGTCGGTTAA
- the sufD gene encoding Fe-S cluster assembly protein SufD: MTDITTEKARIGAPSAQPFIDGFTEEGENLSPVNTGTNTSTTSEQPAAGPLGGASVKSHSHGGGVGIPDSSRAGRLTSYKLEDFKPLTGLEEDWRFTPLKRLRGLHTEVLDGAAPAVSVTAPSGVVVETVGREDQRIGQAAIPEDRVSANGWENFTEATVVTVPAELQAEGEVSVLITGSGEAPAAQHIVIVAERFSKAVVVLDHQGTAVVSENVEIIVQDGAELTVVSLQEWDDKAVHASSQQAKIGRDAKFKHIVVSLGGDVVRVTPSTRFTAPGADVEMFGLYFADAGQHLEQRLFVDHAVANCKSRVLYKGALQGRNAHTVWVGDVLIRKEAEGTDTYEANRNLVLTDGARADSVPNLEIETGLIEGAGHASATGRFDDEHLFYLMARGIPEKVARRLVVRGFLNEIIQQINVPAIEERLTAAVERELAATDN; encoded by the coding sequence ATGACTGATATCACTACTGAAAAGGCACGCATCGGCGCGCCCTCGGCCCAGCCGTTTATCGACGGCTTCACCGAGGAAGGCGAAAACCTTTCGCCCGTAAACACCGGAACAAACACCAGCACGACGTCGGAGCAGCCTGCTGCTGGTCCGCTCGGCGGCGCATCGGTAAAGAGCCACTCGCATGGCGGCGGCGTCGGTATTCCGGACAGCTCCCGCGCCGGACGCCTCACGTCCTACAAGCTGGAGGACTTCAAGCCCCTGACCGGTCTTGAAGAAGACTGGCGTTTCACACCGCTGAAGCGCCTGCGCGGCCTCCACACCGAGGTCCTTGACGGTGCAGCTCCCGCTGTCAGCGTGACTGCACCTTCCGGCGTCGTTGTCGAAACGGTTGGCCGCGAGGATCAGCGGATCGGCCAGGCAGCAATTCCCGAAGACCGCGTATCCGCCAACGGTTGGGAGAACTTCACCGAGGCTACCGTTGTCACGGTTCCGGCTGAGCTCCAGGCCGAAGGCGAAGTTTCCGTCCTGATCACCGGATCCGGCGAGGCTCCGGCTGCCCAGCACATCGTGATTGTGGCAGAGCGTTTCTCCAAGGCTGTTGTTGTGTTGGACCACCAGGGCACCGCGGTCGTTTCCGAGAACGTTGAAATCATCGTCCAGGATGGCGCTGAACTGACTGTCGTGTCCTTGCAGGAATGGGACGACAAAGCAGTACATGCTTCATCGCAACAGGCCAAGATCGGCCGCGACGCGAAGTTCAAGCACATTGTGGTCAGCCTCGGCGGCGACGTTGTTCGCGTTACGCCGTCCACCCGTTTCACGGCCCCTGGTGCCGACGTCGAGATGTTCGGCCTGTACTTCGCCGATGCCGGTCAGCACCTTGAGCAGCGCCTGTTCGTTGACCACGCAGTGGCCAACTGCAAGTCGCGTGTGCTGTACAAGGGCGCGCTGCAGGGCCGCAACGCCCACACTGTGTGGGTAGGCGACGTCCTGATCCGTAAGGAAGCCGAAGGCACCGACACCTATGAGGCCAACCGCAACCTGGTCCTCACGGACGGTGCACGTGCGGACTCTGTGCCGAACCTGGAAATCGAGACGGGACTCATCGAGGGTGCCGGCCACGCCAGCGCCACCGGCCGTTTCGACGACGAGCACCTGTTCTACCTCATGGCACGCGGCATTCCGGAAAAGGTTGCCCGCCGCCTGGTGGTTCGAGGCTTCCTCAACGAGATCATCCAGCAGATCAACGTCCCGGCAATCGAAGAGCGCCTGACCGCAGCTGTTGAGCGCGAACTCGCCGCGACCGACAACTAG
- a CDS encoding non-heme iron oxygenase ferredoxin subunit — translation MSEQTKGELVCNANDIQVKQALRVLIDDYPVAIVRDSMGEIHAIGDTCSHADISLSEGEIDGCAIECWGHGSQFDLRSGQPLQLPAYDPVPVFAVTIDGDDVYVDVTNVVNGASVDNY, via the coding sequence ATGAGTGAACAAACCAAGGGCGAACTGGTATGCAACGCCAATGACATCCAGGTCAAGCAGGCGCTGCGTGTCCTGATCGATGACTATCCCGTAGCCATCGTGAGGGACTCGATGGGTGAGATCCATGCCATCGGCGATACCTGCTCGCACGCGGACATCTCGTTGTCCGAAGGCGAGATTGACGGCTGTGCGATTGAGTGCTGGGGGCACGGTTCCCAGTTCGACCTCCGCAGCGGACAGCCTCTCCAGCTGCCTGCCTACGACCCCGTTCCCGTTTTCGCCGTCACCATCGATGGTGACGACGTCTACGTGGACGTGACCAACGTTGTGAACGGTGCTTCGGTAGATAACTACTGA
- the sufC gene encoding Fe-S cluster assembly ATPase SufC — MSTLEIKDLHVSIETEQGTKEILKGVSLTIKTGETHAIMGPNGSGKSTLASTIAGHPRYTVTSGTITLDGENVLEMSVDERARAGVFLAMQYPVEVPGVTMTNFLRTAKTAIDGEAPALRTWTKDVKAAMQQLRIDADFAQRNVNEGFSGGEKKRVEILQLELFKPKFAVLDETDSGLDVDALKVVSEGVNRAHAEGNMGTLLITHYTRILRYIKPDFVHVFVDGKVVEEGGPELADRLEEEGYDRYAAGAGVAVAPAVQA; from the coding sequence ATGTCTACTCTTGAGATCAAGGACCTGCACGTCAGCATCGAGACGGAGCAGGGCACCAAGGAGATCCTGAAGGGCGTCAGCCTCACCATCAAGACCGGTGAAACGCACGCCATCATGGGCCCCAACGGCTCGGGCAAGTCCACCCTCGCATCCACCATTGCCGGCCACCCCCGTTACACGGTTACCAGCGGCACCATCACCCTCGATGGCGAAAACGTTCTCGAAATGAGCGTTGACGAGCGCGCCCGTGCAGGCGTCTTCCTCGCCATGCAGTACCCGGTTGAGGTTCCCGGCGTCACCATGACGAACTTCCTGCGGACCGCCAAGACCGCGATCGACGGCGAAGCACCCGCCCTTCGCACGTGGACCAAGGACGTCAAGGCTGCCATGCAGCAGCTGCGCATCGACGCCGACTTCGCACAGCGCAACGTCAACGAAGGCTTCTCCGGTGGCGAGAAGAAGCGCGTCGAGATCCTTCAGCTCGAGCTCTTCAAGCCGAAGTTCGCGGTTCTGGATGAGACCGACTCAGGCCTGGACGTCGACGCCCTCAAGGTAGTTTCCGAAGGCGTCAACCGCGCACACGCAGAGGGCAACATGGGCACGCTGCTCATCACCCACTACACCCGCATCCTGCGCTACATCAAGCCGGACTTCGTCCACGTCTTCGTTGACGGCAAGGTCGTTGAAGAGGGCGGCCCCGAGCTCGCTGACCGCCTTGAAGAAGAAGGCTACGACCGCTACGCCGCAGGCGCCGGCGTTGCCGTTGCTCCTGCCGTACAGGCCTAG
- a CDS encoding metal-sulfur cluster assembly factor: MTEINAARTSLEDVEEALKDVIDPELGVNVVDLGLLYGLKYSEEDGALLIDMTLTTAACPLTDVLEEQVGKSLDGIVDDWRLNWVWMPPWGPERITDDGKDQMRALGFNI, encoded by the coding sequence ATGACCGAAATCAACGCGGCGCGCACCAGCCTCGAGGACGTCGAGGAAGCGCTCAAGGACGTCATTGACCCGGAACTCGGTGTCAATGTCGTTGACTTGGGCCTCCTCTATGGCCTGAAGTACTCGGAAGAGGACGGCGCACTCCTCATCGACATGACGCTGACCACTGCGGCCTGCCCGCTGACTGACGTCCTGGAGGAGCAGGTGGGCAAGTCCCTCGACGGAATCGTCGATGACTGGCGCCTCAACTGGGTATGGATGCCGCCATGGGGTCCTGAGCGGATCACCGACGACGGCAAGGACCAGATGCGGGCCCTCGGCTTCAACATCTGA
- a CDS encoding neutral zinc metallopeptidase, with protein sequence MSFNDGAQLDPSQVEDRRGGGMGRGTKIGGGIGGGIVVLLLALFGINPNILGDLTGGGTQPPAVEGGSGGVQECQTGADADKRLDCRITGTVNSLNAFWPEYLAQYNVQYSRPGTVIFDQGTNTGCGPATTAVGPFYCPADTKAYFDPGFFDELVTRFGSSGGPLAQEYVVAHEFGHHIQNILGNLDRAQQDPQGPQSGAVRVELQADCYAGLWVRHATTQKDPATGKPFLDPLTEQDLQDALSAASAVGDDRIQEAATGRVSPESWTHGSSEQRQKWFYQGYATGDINKCDTFGVAAP encoded by the coding sequence ATGAGTTTCAATGACGGTGCGCAGCTTGACCCATCCCAGGTAGAAGACCGACGCGGCGGAGGCATGGGCCGTGGGACGAAGATAGGTGGCGGGATTGGTGGTGGCATCGTCGTGCTGCTTCTGGCCCTCTTCGGAATCAACCCCAACATCCTTGGCGACCTGACAGGCGGCGGAACGCAGCCGCCCGCCGTGGAAGGCGGGAGCGGCGGTGTGCAGGAGTGCCAGACGGGCGCTGACGCGGACAAACGACTCGACTGCCGGATCACAGGCACGGTCAACAGCCTTAATGCCTTCTGGCCGGAGTACCTCGCCCAATACAACGTGCAGTACTCCCGACCCGGAACGGTCATCTTCGACCAGGGAACCAATACGGGATGTGGCCCTGCCACCACGGCTGTAGGACCCTTCTATTGCCCGGCGGACACCAAGGCATACTTCGACCCCGGGTTCTTTGATGAGCTTGTGACCCGCTTCGGTTCATCAGGGGGACCACTGGCGCAGGAGTATGTGGTGGCCCACGAATTCGGCCACCACATCCAAAACATCCTGGGCAACCTGGACCGGGCACAACAGGATCCCCAAGGACCACAATCCGGTGCAGTCCGTGTCGAACTGCAGGCGGACTGCTACGCCGGACTATGGGTTCGCCACGCCACCACCCAGAAGGACCCTGCAACGGGCAAGCCGTTCCTTGACCCCCTCACCGAGCAGGACCTGCAGGACGCGCTGTCCGCCGCGTCCGCCGTCGGCGATGACCGCATCCAGGAAGCCGCAACCGGACGGGTCTCGCCGGAGTCCTGGACCCACGGCTCAAGCGAACAGCGGCAGAAGTGGTTCTACCAGGGGTACGCCACAGGCGACATCAACAAATGCGACACCTTTGGTGTTGCAGCACCGTAA
- a CDS encoding AMP-binding protein — protein MPFLDKIQLWADERPHDTAVVVGRSRLNWAELRDAAAGLLGHAMATTVLAEPNSTDFIAKFAAAVAGERRCAVLDPQWPAAMVEEVTSRIVDSSVASGVELIDGDPSTTFLIGLTSGTTSVPKAFTRSRRSWQVSFEASIEFFGLSQDDRTLAAGPLSSSLNLYALSECLYAGSAFHTLESFDVGDAHASISHDNITRLVLTPTMLRLLSERGLAGDVDASGIRSIVCAGSKLDGRTLEAARRWAPHAAIFEYYGASELSFVSGTRLAAGEPLDVGGTGIGRPFPGVELRILDDTGRNLPDGEHGNISVRSGMVSNGYLWGDDGQALRCLDGWYTVGDQGYLADGTLHILGRRSDMIITAGKNVYPHEVELALASVPGIEVAVAAGAPDDVRGQKVIAGVVPAYGAVTATQLRTGLDGLLARDKWPLQYYVLSELPITDRGKVSRIVLLDWIKNHDARVRPLG, from the coding sequence ATGCCTTTCCTGGACAAAATTCAGCTCTGGGCCGATGAGCGTCCCCACGACACCGCCGTCGTTGTGGGGCGCAGCCGGCTCAACTGGGCCGAGCTCCGCGACGCCGCGGCGGGCCTGCTTGGCCATGCGATGGCCACTACGGTGCTTGCCGAGCCCAACTCCACTGACTTCATCGCCAAGTTCGCGGCGGCGGTGGCGGGGGAGCGCCGCTGTGCCGTGCTGGACCCACAGTGGCCCGCAGCAATGGTGGAGGAAGTGACGTCCCGGATCGTCGACTCTTCCGTCGCATCCGGCGTCGAACTCATCGACGGCGATCCCTCCACGACGTTCCTGATTGGGCTTACTTCCGGCACCACTTCGGTGCCGAAGGCGTTCACGCGATCCCGCCGTTCCTGGCAGGTTTCCTTCGAGGCGTCGATCGAGTTCTTTGGGCTCTCGCAGGACGACCGGACCCTGGCAGCAGGTCCGCTCTCCTCCAGCTTGAACCTCTACGCCCTGTCCGAGTGCCTTTACGCGGGCTCCGCATTCCACACGCTGGAGTCCTTCGACGTGGGTGACGCCCACGCTTCGATCAGCCATGACAACATCACAAGGCTGGTTCTTACGCCCACTATGCTTCGTTTGCTGAGTGAACGGGGCCTGGCGGGAGACGTGGATGCTTCGGGCATCCGCAGCATTGTCTGCGCGGGTTCCAAGCTCGATGGCCGTACGTTGGAAGCGGCGCGCCGCTGGGCCCCGCATGCTGCCATCTTTGAATACTACGGGGCCTCCGAATTGAGCTTCGTTTCCGGCACACGATTGGCTGCGGGGGAACCCCTTGACGTCGGGGGTACGGGGATTGGCCGGCCTTTTCCTGGCGTGGAATTGCGGATCCTGGACGACACCGGCCGGAACCTTCCGGACGGGGAGCACGGCAACATCAGCGTCCGCAGTGGGATGGTCAGCAACGGCTACCTCTGGGGTGACGACGGCCAGGCCCTCCGCTGCTTGGACGGCTGGTACACCGTAGGGGACCAAGGCTATCTCGCCGACGGGACCCTGCACATTCTGGGACGTCGTTCGGACATGATCATCACTGCGGGGAAGAACGTGTATCCGCACGAGGTCGAACTCGCCCTCGCCTCCGTTCCGGGCATCGAAGTTGCGGTAGCAGCCGGCGCTCCGGATGACGTCCGCGGTCAAAAGGTGATTGCCGGCGTCGTTCCCGCCTACGGTGCCGTCACGGCGACGCAGCTCCGCACCGGCCTTGATGGCCTTCTCGCACGGGACAAATGGCCGTTGCAGTACTACGTCCTGTCCGAGTTACCCATCACGGATCGCGGTAAGGTCAGCCGGATAGTGCTACTCGACTGGATCAAAAACCATGATGCCCGGGTGCGTCCCCTTGGGTAG
- a CDS encoding thiolase family protein: protein MQEVDESRQPVIIAALRTPICRANGQLKRFRAPDLLAPVIRSLVKSAGIDPAGVNDVIVGNAVGGGGNVARFAALQAGLPITVPGLTVDRQCGSGLDAIALAARLVGAGGDPLYVAGGVESISTAPARANRTDDGGLDFYSRATFVPPGFGDPDMGVAAENVARTFGISRERQDEYALRSHRRALEAVAAGKLAREIVPLENGGTLVEADDGPKRSLRASLMSRFPAVFVPDGTVTAANSCFDADAAAAVVITSLKRAREMGAVAGLLVLGCETTGVHPELLGIGAAHAAERLLAQHGVAATDVDLIEFNEAFASQAIACLVHLGIDPGKANAEGGALALGHGYGASGAVLVTRLFTQARSLSENSGPAPLALAMISIAGGMGTAALLRYARL from the coding sequence ATGCAGGAGGTGGACGAGTCCCGCCAGCCGGTCATCATCGCGGCGTTGCGGACTCCAATCTGCCGTGCCAACGGGCAGCTGAAGCGTTTCCGGGCGCCGGACCTCCTGGCACCGGTCATCCGTTCCCTCGTCAAGTCGGCAGGCATTGATCCGGCAGGGGTGAACGACGTCATCGTGGGCAATGCTGTTGGTGGTGGTGGAAACGTGGCGCGATTCGCTGCGCTGCAGGCCGGCCTGCCCATCACCGTGCCCGGGCTCACGGTTGATCGGCAGTGTGGTTCCGGCTTGGATGCTATTGCACTTGCTGCGCGTCTGGTTGGCGCCGGTGGAGATCCGCTGTATGTGGCCGGCGGGGTGGAAAGCATCAGTACCGCTCCAGCGCGGGCCAACAGGACCGACGACGGCGGCCTGGATTTTTACTCGCGGGCCACCTTTGTGCCACCCGGGTTTGGTGACCCCGACATGGGTGTTGCTGCGGAAAATGTGGCGCGCACGTTTGGTATCAGTCGTGAGCGGCAGGATGAGTACGCACTCCGCAGCCATCGGCGGGCACTTGAGGCTGTTGCAGCGGGCAAGCTCGCACGCGAAATCGTGCCGCTGGAAAATGGCGGGACGCTCGTCGAGGCCGACGACGGCCCCAAGCGTTCGTTGCGCGCTTCGCTGATGTCTCGGTTCCCGGCAGTTTTCGTCCCTGACGGAACTGTCACGGCAGCCAACTCGTGTTTCGATGCCGACGCGGCTGCCGCCGTCGTTATCACGTCCCTGAAGCGTGCCCGGGAGATGGGCGCGGTTGCCGGCTTGCTGGTTTTGGGTTGTGAAACGACTGGGGTGCATCCGGAGTTGCTCGGCATCGGGGCCGCGCATGCTGCGGAACGGTTGTTGGCTCAGCACGGCGTGGCTGCCACTGACGTTGACCTCATCGAATTCAATGAAGCTTTTGCTTCCCAGGCCATCGCTTGCCTTGTTCATCTGGGCATCGATCCTGGGAAGGCCAATGCGGAGGGCGGAGCGCTGGCGCTTGGCCACGGCTACGGCGCTTCGGGGGCTGTTTTGGTCACGCGCCTGTTCACCCAGGCGCGCAGCCTGTCCGAAAACTCCGGACCCGCACCGTTGGCCTTGGCGATGATCAGCATTGCGGGGGGCATGGGCACGGCGGCCCTCCTGCGTTACGCCCGGCTCTGA